The Salvelinus namaycush isolate Seneca unplaced genomic scaffold, SaNama_1.0 Scaffold1604, whole genome shotgun sequence genome window below encodes:
- the LOC120037177 gene encoding ubiquitin-associated domain-containing protein 2-like → MFTTTGSRGLDKAPLSKGLLLVLSGLTVVLTLLPQYHHLFTYSLQAITQQHQVWRLVCGRLICLDLKDTFCNSLLIYNFRILERRFGSRKFASFLFGTWVLTALVDFLLAEAFHYLFDYQVAELPAGL, encoded by the exons ATGTTCACGACCACCGGTTCCCGAGGGCTCG ATAAGGCCCCCCTGTCTAAAGGTCTCCTCCTGGTCCTCAGTGGTCTGACTGTCGTGCTAACCCTCCTGCCACAGTACCATCACCTGTTCACCTACAGCCTGCAGGCCATCACGCAGCAGCACCAG GTATGGCGGTTAGTGTGTGGCAGACTGATCTGTCTGGACCTAAAGGACACCTTCTGCAACAGTCTGCTCATCTACAACTTCCGCATCTTGGAGAGACGGTTCGGCAGCAGAAAGTTTGCT TCCTTCCTGTTTGGGACGTGGGTGCTCACTGCACTGGTGGACTTCCTGCTGGCCGAAGCGTTTCACTACCTGTTTGACTACCAGGTGGCTGAGCTGCCTGCCGGACTGTGA
- the LOC120037176 gene encoding G-protein coupled receptor 183-like: protein MLSNRKCKSEAQQMRVWVKIVSLPLGFHWPLGETLCRVTALLFYVNTYAGVNFMTCLAVDRFVAVVLPLRYTRLCRARTIRYVCIGVWVLVLVQTLPLLSVTMTRAEPDGTTTCMEYPNFENGAVEGLPYVLIGAVVMGYGVPVATILCCYLVLLWKLRVVTRSGVGGRGHRSLRSQKATGVIAGVVLVFVVCFSPYHINILQYMIRKLRYTPDCTELQAFQVSLHFTVCLMNLNCCLDPFVYFFACKGYKRRVMKMLKVQVSASFSSVVRTGEDTPFKWGGNQDGRSRLGSRTVCPVALDNVTNTIPGPEIETGAGD, encoded by the exons TCTCTCTGCCTCTAGGTTTCCACTGGCCCCTTGGGGAGACCCTGTGTCGGGTCACCGCCCTTCTGTTCTACGTCAACACCTACGCAGGGGTCAACTTCATGACCTGCCTGGCCGTAGACCGCTTCGTAGCCGTGGTTCTCCCTCTACGTTACACCAGGCTCTGCCGGGCCCGGACCATCCGCTACGTCTGCATAGGGGTGTGGGTTCTAGTCCTGGTCCAGACGTTACCCCTCCTTTCCGTGACCATGACCCGGGCCGAGCCGGACGGGACCACCACCTGCATGGAGTACCCCAACTTTGAGAACGGGGCCGTGGAGGGACTCCCCTACGTCCTCATTGGAGCCGTCGTCATGGGATACGGCGTTCCCGTTGCAACCATCCTGTGTTGCTACTTGGTGTTGCTTTGGAAGCTGCGTGTGGTGACGAGAAGTGGGGTCGGTGGGCGAGGTCACAGGTCATTGAGGAGCCAGAAGGCGACGGGGGTGATAGCAGGGGTAGTGTTGGTGTTTGTAGTGTGTTTCAGTCCCTATCACATCAACATCCTGCAGTATATGATCCGAAAGCTGAGATACACACCAGACTGTACCGAGCTACAGGCCTTTCAG GTATCTCTACACTTCACTGTGTGTCTCATGAACCTCAACTGCTGCCTGGACCCCTTTGTCTACTTCTTTGCCTGTAAGGGTTACAAGAGGAGGGTGATGAAGATGTTGAAGGTTCAGGTCAGCGCCTCTTTCTCCAGCGTGGTCCGAACCGGGGAGGACACCCCCTTCAAATGGGGGGGGAACCAGGACGGGAGGAGCAGGCTGGGTAGCCGCACAGTTTGTCCTGTTGCTTTAGATAATGTTACCAATACCATTCCTGGGCCAGAGATTGAGACAGGAGCcggagactga